The following proteins come from a genomic window of Methanosarcina sp. MTP4:
- a CDS encoding MFS transporter produces the protein MNSPKPALPAIECSSMEKKCILIAATLASFLSPYIASSVNIALPLIGREFGANAVLLGWIPTTYLLTSAVLLIPFGRLADLYGMRKIFIYGIGVYTVAACLCAFATSVPMLIGCQVLAGIGGAMIYATAVALLAAVFPGNERGRVLGINVSAVYIGLSAGPFLGGVLAETFGWRSIFLSIVPVGIAAFLLSFRVKVAEGGKKEKFDFVGTVIYGFMLFSLIYGLSLVPEQTAYAFLAAGFVGLLGFVFWEMKAESPVINLRLFRDNHTFALSNLAALINYSATAAVAFLLSLFLQYNKGLSPLAAGSVLVAQPVVMALFSPFAGRLSDKVEPRIVASVGMGLAAVCLFAFSFLTEETPLRNIMAILMVLGLGFALFSSPNTNAIMSSVERHYYGIASGTMGTMRLIGQMLSMGLSMMIFSIFIGRVEITAEYHSGLLTSVHTAFTIFSVLCFIGVFASLGRGKLRH, from the coding sequence ATGAATTCCCCGAAACCCGCTCTCCCGGCTATTGAGTGCAGCTCCATGGAAAAGAAGTGCATTCTTATTGCGGCTACCCTTGCCTCTTTCCTGTCGCCTTACATTGCGTCTTCCGTCAATATCGCGCTTCCACTGATCGGGAGGGAGTTTGGGGCAAATGCGGTGCTGCTGGGCTGGATCCCGACTACCTACCTGCTGACCTCGGCGGTGCTCCTGATACCTTTCGGGAGGCTTGCGGACCTCTACGGGATGAGGAAGATTTTCATTTACGGAATCGGGGTTTATACCGTGGCTGCCTGTCTCTGTGCTTTTGCGACGTCCGTGCCCATGCTTATAGGCTGCCAGGTGCTGGCAGGGATCGGGGGGGCGATGATCTATGCGACAGCCGTTGCCCTTCTGGCTGCGGTTTTTCCGGGGAACGAGAGGGGCAGGGTGCTTGGGATAAACGTGTCAGCCGTGTACATCGGGCTTTCGGCAGGGCCTTTCCTGGGCGGAGTGCTTGCGGAGACTTTTGGGTGGAGGAGCATCTTTTTGTCCATCGTGCCCGTGGGAATTGCGGCGTTCCTGCTCTCTTTCCGGGTGAAGGTTGCGGAGGGGGGCAAGAAAGAAAAATTCGATTTCGTGGGCACCGTAATTTACGGCTTCATGCTCTTTTCCCTGATCTACGGGCTTTCCCTTGTGCCGGAGCAGACGGCTTATGCGTTTCTTGCCGCTGGGTTTGTTGGGCTCCTGGGCTTTGTTTTCTGGGAAATGAAGGCGGAAAGCCCGGTTATTAACCTGAGGCTCTTCCGGGACAACCATACCTTTGCCCTCTCGAACCTTGCAGCCCTTATCAATTACAGTGCGACGGCTGCGGTTGCTTTTCTCCTGAGCCTCTTTCTCCAGTACAACAAGGGGCTTTCTCCCCTGGCTGCGGGCAGCGTGCTTGTTGCCCAGCCTGTGGTAATGGCTCTCTTTTCTCCTTTTGCAGGGAGGCTCTCGGATAAAGTTGAGCCGAGAATCGTGGCATCCGTTGGGATGGGGCTTGCAGCGGTCTGTCTCTTTGCCTTCAGTTTCCTTACGGAAGAGACCCCGCTCCGGAACATTATGGCGATCCTCATGGTACTCGGGCTCGGCTTTGCCCTTTTTTCCTCCCCCAACACCAACGCCATCATGAGTTCCGTGGAAAGGCACTATTACGGAATCGCCTCCGGGACCATGGGCACCATGCGCCTGATCGGGCAGATGCTGAGCATGGGGCTTTCCATGATGATCTTTTCGATCTTCATCGGCAGGGTGGAAATCACGGCCGAATACCACTCGGGACTCCTGACCAGCGTGCACACGGCTTTTACCATCTTTTCGGTACTCTGCTTCATAGGGGTCTTTGCCTCTCTCGGGAGAGGGAAACTCAGGCATTGA
- a CDS encoding APC family permease codes for MTELKKTVTLGRGVVLAMLMVIGSGLLGLPGLVADVGTVQEVVYGWLLIILATMPLIQICARLGVKFPYSGGISLYAREAVGEWGGYAVTALVCGSFMLGEPMVALIGGEYLQHLFDLPPSGVYLLAILIATAMALITIAGVRLVSLFNYAAVVVLLFLIAALTYFNFEFFASGVGFSMEALSKGVSAIAGGDFETLDPYNVWKISALLFWAFLGWENMSFGLGELQDPKKNVPRVFWLSFVLTIFIYLMLAVTSIGADASGVPLGGASGLVELVKFTPPGNLLIWLMGIVILANVTCWNFASSRLLYAAGKEKVLPAYLGKLSKHGQPLASILSMYVIFVLVILGTWLFKVPISSLIMLVNQNFLFLYGFILLSFWKIETGWRRWVYSALSLLSLSFLVSGFTWKILYSVALTCLGYYGFVRKNRRQKREKENSEKEETAFPASSDL; via the coding sequence ATGACCGAACTTAAAAAAACAGTAACTCTCGGACGCGGTGTGGTGCTCGCCATGCTGATGGTCATAGGTTCCGGGCTGCTGGGCTTGCCGGGCCTTGTGGCGGACGTAGGGACAGTGCAGGAAGTGGTCTACGGCTGGCTCCTGATCATCCTCGCAACAATGCCCCTGATCCAGATATGTGCCAGGCTCGGGGTGAAGTTTCCGTACTCGGGAGGGATTTCCCTTTATGCCAGGGAAGCTGTTGGAGAATGGGGAGGGTATGCGGTAACAGCCCTCGTTTGCGGCTCTTTTATGCTTGGAGAACCTATGGTCGCTCTTATCGGCGGGGAATACCTGCAGCACCTCTTTGACCTTCCCCCATCCGGGGTTTACCTGCTTGCAATTCTTATAGCCACAGCCATGGCTCTCATCACGATAGCCGGGGTCAGGCTTGTCTCGCTCTTCAATTACGCAGCCGTAGTTGTGCTCCTCTTCCTGATTGCAGCCCTTACTTACTTTAACTTCGAATTCTTTGCCTCAGGCGTAGGTTTTTCCATGGAAGCCCTTTCAAAAGGCGTATCCGCAATTGCAGGAGGGGATTTTGAAACCCTTGACCCCTATAACGTCTGGAAAATCTCAGCCCTTCTCTTCTGGGCTTTCCTGGGCTGGGAAAACATGTCTTTCGGGCTCGGGGAGCTTCAGGACCCGAAAAAGAACGTGCCCCGGGTTTTCTGGTTGAGTTTTGTCCTTACAATTTTCATCTACCTCATGCTGGCAGTCACAAGCATCGGGGCGGATGCGAGCGGAGTCCCCCTGGGAGGGGCGTCCGGACTGGTGGAACTGGTAAAATTCACGCCTCCGGGGAACCTGCTGATCTGGCTGATGGGAATCGTGATCCTGGCAAACGTAACCTGCTGGAACTTTGCCTCCAGCCGCCTCCTCTACGCCGCCGGGAAAGAAAAAGTGCTGCCCGCATACCTCGGGAAGCTTTCAAAACACGGGCAGCCCCTTGCAAGCATTCTGAGCATGTACGTAATCTTCGTACTGGTGATCCTGGGAACCTGGCTGTTTAAGGTCCCGATTTCTTCCCTGATCATGCTCGTAAACCAGAACTTTCTTTTCCTCTACGGCTTCATTCTCCTTTCCTTCTGGAAGATCGAAACCGGATGGAGACGCTGGGTCTACTCGGCCCTTTCCCTGCTCTCGCTCTCCTTCCTGGTCTCGGGCTTTACCTGGAAAATCCTCTATTCCGTGGCCCTGACCTGCCTCGGGTATTACGGTTTTGTCAGGAAAAACAGGCGTCAGAAACGTGAAAAGGAAAACAGTGAAAAGGAAGAGACAGCGTTTCCTGCAAGTTCGGACCTGTAA
- a CDS encoding amino acid permease: MTELGKTITLWRGLGLAICMLIGTGILALPGLALDAGNVYEAVLGWLLISLVALPLIHICARLGLKFPSTSGLARYAEEAVGSWGGYAVSYLVAGSFLFGLPAVALVGAEYVRQLLPLSALGVALFAILLIILMTLSNLAGIRAVSLINYAALAVLFLLLSLLVLFNLNFLSAGLEIALEALKVGLNPIMGADAGEGMGAIVDLKHLWTIAALLFWAFLGWENLSFSLGEIKDPEKNVPRLYWLSFVLVTSIYLLLAFISAGAKAAGVPLQGAAGLSGLVRFTPGGDLLVWFMVIVVAANACSWNFTASRLIFSGGRTGIFPESLGKLSVRGIPVPALAVLFISSFALVLASYFFRISVSDLILLVNQNFVFLYAFIILAYWKSESGWQRWVFSALSLASLAFLVSGFTWEIIYPIFLIGLGYYRWNVSEKEKLLEKEKQYVLSSDESELLAGLQH; encoded by the coding sequence ATGACCGAACTCGGAAAAACAATAACCCTCTGGCGGGGCCTCGGGCTTGCAATTTGCATGCTTATCGGAACAGGCATCCTTGCGCTCCCCGGCCTGGCCCTTGATGCCGGAAATGTCTACGAGGCAGTCCTTGGCTGGCTGCTTATCTCTCTTGTCGCTTTGCCCCTTATTCATATCTGCGCCCGTCTGGGCCTGAAATTCCCCTCCACCTCTGGTCTTGCCCGCTATGCCGAAGAAGCCGTCGGCTCATGGGGTGGATATGCGGTTTCCTACCTGGTCGCAGGCTCATTCCTCTTCGGGCTCCCTGCCGTTGCCCTGGTAGGAGCTGAATACGTACGGCAGCTACTACCCCTTTCTGCATTGGGTGTTGCCCTTTTTGCAATCCTCCTCATAATCCTGATGACCCTTTCAAACCTGGCAGGCATAAGGGCCGTCTCCCTGATCAATTATGCAGCCCTTGCCGTGCTCTTTCTTTTGCTGAGCCTGCTTGTTCTCTTCAACCTGAACTTTTTATCTGCAGGGCTCGAAATTGCCCTTGAAGCCCTTAAGGTGGGTTTGAACCCGATTATGGGTGCAGATGCAGGTGAAGGCATGGGCGCAATCGTGGACCTGAAGCACCTCTGGACCATTGCAGCCCTCCTCTTTTGGGCTTTCCTTGGCTGGGAGAACCTCTCCTTTTCCCTCGGGGAAATCAAGGACCCTGAGAAAAACGTCCCCCGCCTCTACTGGCTGAGCTTTGTCCTGGTAACCTCGATCTACCTCCTCCTGGCCTTCATCAGCGCAGGAGCAAAGGCAGCCGGAGTCCCTCTCCAGGGTGCAGCCGGGCTTTCAGGCCTTGTTCGCTTCACCCCCGGAGGAGACCTTCTGGTCTGGTTCATGGTCATAGTGGTCGCAGCAAACGCCTGCTCCTGGAACTTTACCGCAAGCCGCCTGATCTTTTCCGGTGGCAGGACCGGAATTTTCCCTGAAAGCCTTGGAAAACTGTCCGTTAGAGGCATCCCGGTGCCAGCCCTTGCGGTCCTTTTCATCTCATCCTTTGCCCTGGTCCTGGCCTCCTATTTCTTCAGGATCTCGGTCTCGGACCTGATCCTGCTCGTTAACCAGAACTTCGTTTTCCTCTATGCCTTCATCATCCTTGCCTACTGGAAATCCGAATCCGGGTGGCAGAGATGGGTCTTTTCAGCACTTTCCCTTGCCTCCCTTGCCTTTCTGGTCTCGGGCTTCACCTGGGAAATTATCTACCCGATCTTCTTGATAGGTCTCGGATACTACAGGTGGAACGTTTCCGAAAAGGAGAAACTGCTTGAGAAAGAAAAGCAATATGTGCTTAGCTCTGATGAAAGTGAACTGCTGGCCGGGCTTCAGCACTGA
- a CDS encoding APC family permease has protein sequence MTLWRGAALAVSMIIGSGLLGLPGLVLEIGNPYEAVLGWILISLIVFPLIRIFATLGLKFPTSAGLARYAEAAVGPWGGYAVAYLVFGSVPGIPALTLIGAEYVQRLFSLPFDYVPFLAVLIVTAMTLFNLAGVRAVSLVNYAALGVLVLLLLVISVFNLDFFVTGLSLLPQVLSGEGSVEFENLWTIAALLFWAFLGWGSFSFSLGELESPEKNVPRVYWLSFAVVVFIYLLLAFTTAGAEVSGVSLKGASGLAGLVELTPGGNLLLLLIVIVLVANASSWNFTASRLLYSAANEGIFPASLGKLSGRSIPVPALLALYAVSLILIAATYVFKVPISAMVLIVNQNFVFLYAFVVLSYWKLETGWKRWVFTGLSFVSLSFLVSGFSWWVVYPLLLVGLGYWRGVRKRGH, from the coding sequence ATAACACTCTGGAGAGGAGCCGCCCTTGCAGTTTCCATGATCATAGGCTCCGGCCTTCTCGGCCTTCCGGGCCTGGTACTGGAAATCGGAAACCCTTACGAGGCTGTCCTGGGATGGATTTTGATTTCCCTTATAGTCTTTCCTTTGATCCGGATCTTTGCTACCCTCGGCCTGAAGTTTCCCACAAGTGCAGGCCTTGCCCGCTATGCCGAGGCAGCAGTCGGCCCCTGGGGAGGCTATGCAGTTGCTTACCTGGTCTTTGGCTCGGTTCCCGGAATCCCTGCTCTCACTCTTATCGGGGCTGAGTATGTTCAGCGCCTCTTTTCCCTGCCCTTTGATTACGTTCCGTTTCTCGCCGTGCTAATCGTAACTGCAATGACCCTTTTCAACCTTGCAGGCGTCAGGGCGGTTTCGCTCGTCAACTACGCAGCCCTGGGGGTCCTGGTCCTTTTGCTCCTTGTAATTTCCGTTTTTAACCTGGACTTTTTTGTCACGGGTCTCTCCCTCCTCCCACAGGTTCTTTCAGGGGAAGGCAGCGTGGAATTCGAAAACCTCTGGACAATCGCAGCCCTCCTCTTCTGGGCTTTCCTGGGCTGGGGCAGTTTTTCTTTCTCCCTCGGGGAACTGGAGTCCCCGGAAAAAAACGTGCCAAGGGTCTACTGGCTGAGTTTTGCCGTGGTGGTCTTCATCTACCTGCTGCTCGCCTTTACAACAGCCGGGGCTGAAGTAAGCGGTGTTTCCTTGAAAGGGGCTTCCGGCCTTGCAGGCCTGGTCGAGCTAACCCCGGGCGGAAACCTGCTGCTCCTGCTGATCGTAATCGTCCTGGTAGCAAACGCAAGCTCCTGGAACTTCACAGCCAGCCGTCTGCTCTACTCCGCCGCAAACGAGGGGATTTTCCCCGCCTCCCTGGGCAAGCTCTCGGGAAGATCGATCCCTGTCCCGGCTCTGCTTGCTCTTTATGCAGTTTCCCTTATCCTCATCGCTGCGACCTATGTCTTCAAAGTCCCGATTTCAGCCATGGTGCTCATCGTGAACCAGAACTTTGTCTTCCTCTACGCTTTTGTGGTGCTCTCGTACTGGAAGCTCGAAACCGGGTGGAAGCGGTGGGTTTTTACGGGGCTTTCTTTTGTTTCACTTTCGTTTCTGGTCTCGGGGTTCAGCTGGTGGGTGGTTTATCCGCTGCTGCTGGTTGGGCTGGGGTACTGGAGAGGTGTGAGGAAAAGGGGGCATTAA
- a CDS encoding SET domain-containing protein: MSLISVKDAPGKGKGVFAQKHFEKDEIIETCPVIVLPPEEVDILEHTKLFNYYFAWGSDSREAAVALGYGSLYNHSYTPNAKYEKDLKNGLLKYVCIRDIQQNEEITINYNCDPEDKTPVWFDVEDRNDLLALDSVKQLSPSL, from the coding sequence ATGTCACTGATAAGTGTTAAAGACGCACCTGGCAAAGGTAAAGGCGTATTTGCACAGAAACATTTCGAAAAAGACGAAATCATAGAAACCTGTCCCGTCATAGTCCTTCCCCCGGAAGAAGTAGATATTCTGGAACACACAAAGCTCTTCAATTACTACTTCGCCTGGGGTTCCGACTCAAGAGAAGCAGCGGTTGCCCTGGGTTACGGGTCCTTATACAACCACTCGTACACCCCGAACGCAAAATACGAAAAAGACCTAAAAAACGGTCTTTTGAAATACGTCTGCATAAGAGATATCCAGCAAAATGAGGAAATAACGATAAATTACAACTGCGACCCGGAAGACAAAACACCTGTCTGGTTCGACGTGGAAGACAGAAATGATCTTCTGGCTTTAGATTCGGTGAAACAGCTTTCACCCTCTCTATGA
- a CDS encoding CDGSH iron-sulfur domain-containing protein: MVSESEEKKPSIKVVKDGPYLVKNLKNFRNSKGEPIETKPTMALCRCGKSENKPFCDGAHSKIGFSGEKEEDRIPDKVKDYKGEKLTIHYNRGVCAHAESCVKGSSSVFRVDKRPWIDPDAADPEEIEKIVRNCPSGALSCSRDGVPYEDETRPPEITICKDSFYKVVGNIELEDPEGSVPQSKEHYTLCRCGASKNKPFCDGTHWKIKFKDDKN; encoded by the coding sequence GTGGTTTCAGAAAGCGAAGAGAAAAAACCTTCAATAAAAGTCGTAAAAGATGGTCCGTATCTCGTCAAGAACTTAAAGAACTTCAGGAACTCAAAAGGGGAACCCATTGAAACAAAGCCGACAATGGCCCTTTGCAGATGCGGAAAGTCAGAAAACAAACCCTTTTGCGACGGAGCTCATTCAAAGATCGGGTTTTCGGGAGAAAAGGAAGAAGACCGTATACCCGATAAAGTGAAAGATTACAAAGGCGAGAAGCTTACCATTCATTACAACAGGGGAGTCTGCGCCCACGCCGAATCCTGCGTTAAAGGCTCATCTTCCGTTTTCAGGGTGGATAAAAGGCCCTGGATCGACCCGGACGCTGCGGACCCGGAGGAAATTGAAAAGATAGTCCGAAACTGCCCATCGGGAGCCCTGAGCTGTTCCAGGGACGGGGTGCCGTATGAAGACGAAACTCGCCCTCCTGAAATTACTATTTGCAAGGACAGTTTTTACAAAGTTGTCGGAAATATCGAACTGGAAGACCCTGAAGGTTCGGTCCCGCAATCAAAAGAGCATTACACGCTCTGCCGCTGCGGAGCTTCAAAGAACAAGCCATTTTGTGACGGGACGCACTGGAAAATAAAATTCAAAGACGACAAGAACTGA
- a CDS encoding formylglycine-generating enzyme family protein produces MDLEIKRGYEVLPDNTVRFGIRVSNSGNSAISDVEVILDYNYSLFELEGNIVEKLGTLPPSAPRTAKFLLKPRGCVHREEIGATVRYKDHSWEKHTLDMRPKEIHCVCPFLKEKAITRSEFLRLSDTGNSAEHGLNFENISPEKLVEFLSHTCKNRLYKVDEFSIENGKVLYLAGESLGEKAYYLLTAVVLEEGGIVRVLLHANSDKAFGLNGFLNEILENLRHLVQNIGAAREIGIIKKEQVINIIDSVVQHTNFAGGTEAPEVAVRGSVVQRSKIGFLEEEEEEEEEKAQATEQTIAEKTAPEKAVRHPPEKKAPAKEPLTRPPEKKPDNPPKKPIPVLGLMLIGILLAGASAIVLGWGGGPGNPETYTNSIGMEFVHVPEGEFMMGSPSGERGTDADESPVHKVTIEEPFYLGKYEVTQEQWQKVMGNNPSHFKGDRLPVERVSWEEAREFIQKLNEMEKTDKYRLPSEAEWEYACRAGSDARYSSGYDVSTLGEHAWYDANSEDKTHPVGQKKENPWGLYDMHGNVWEWVQDGWHDSYYGTPSDGSARESSSNSLKVRRGGSWEGSAGYCRAANRGNSGSGYRSSGLGFRVLKEL; encoded by the coding sequence GTGGACCTGGAAATCAAACGTGGGTATGAAGTGCTTCCCGACAACACGGTGAGGTTTGGCATCCGTGTGAGCAACTCCGGGAATTCGGCCATTTCCGATGTAGAGGTCATCCTGGATTACAATTATTCGCTTTTCGAGCTTGAGGGCAATATTGTGGAAAAGCTCGGGACGCTTCCCCCTTCTGCTCCTCGAACCGCAAAATTCCTGCTAAAACCTCGCGGCTGCGTCCACAGGGAGGAGATCGGGGCGACGGTCCGCTACAAAGACCACAGCTGGGAAAAGCATACCCTTGATATGCGTCCAAAGGAAATCCACTGCGTCTGTCCTTTCCTGAAAGAAAAAGCAATCACAAGGTCCGAGTTCCTGAGACTTTCCGATACCGGGAATTCAGCTGAACATGGCCTTAATTTCGAAAACATCTCTCCTGAGAAGCTCGTAGAGTTTCTGTCCCACACCTGCAAAAACCGGCTGTACAAAGTTGACGAATTTTCCATAGAAAACGGGAAAGTCCTCTACCTGGCGGGGGAATCTCTCGGAGAAAAGGCTTATTACCTGCTCACAGCCGTTGTCCTGGAAGAGGGGGGAATTGTCCGGGTCCTCCTGCATGCAAACTCGGACAAAGCCTTCGGGCTCAACGGATTTTTGAATGAAATTCTTGAAAACCTCCGGCACCTTGTGCAGAACATCGGTGCTGCCAGGGAAATCGGGATTATCAAAAAGGAGCAGGTCATCAACATCATTGACTCGGTGGTGCAGCACACAAATTTTGCAGGGGGAACTGAAGCGCCAGAGGTTGCTGTCCGGGGGAGTGTGGTGCAGCGGAGCAAAATAGGCTTCCTTGAAGAAGAAGAGGAAGAGGAAGAGGAAAAGGCTCAGGCAACAGAACAAACCATAGCAGAAAAAACCGCACCTGAAAAAGCCGTTAGACATCCGCCTGAAAAGAAAGCTCCCGCAAAAGAGCCTCTCACCCGGCCTCCAGAGAAAAAACCCGATAACCCACCCAAAAAACCGATACCTGTCCTCGGCCTGATGCTCATTGGAATCCTTCTTGCGGGAGCTTCTGCCATAGTCCTGGGCTGGGGTGGAGGCCCCGGAAATCCTGAAACTTACACAAACTCCATTGGCATGGAATTCGTGCATGTCCCGGAAGGAGAGTTCATGATGGGCTCGCCTTCAGGCGAAAGAGGCACAGACGCTGATGAAAGTCCCGTGCATAAAGTTACGATCGAAGAGCCATTCTACCTGGGAAAATACGAAGTTACCCAGGAACAGTGGCAAAAAGTAATGGGAAACAACCCCTCACATTTCAAAGGGGACAGGCTCCCGGTTGAAAGGGTTTCCTGGGAAGAAGCCCGGGAATTCATACAAAAGCTCAACGAAATGGAAAAAACCGACAAATACCGCCTCCCCTCGGAAGCCGAATGGGAATATGCCTGCAGGGCAGGGAGCGACGCCAGGTATTCTTCCGGGTATGATGTTTCCACCCTTGGGGAACATGCTTGGTACGATGCTAATTCGGAAGACAAAACCCACCCCGTAGGCCAGAAGAAAGAAAACCCCTGGGGCCTTTACGACATGCACGGGAACGTCTGGGAATGGGTTCAGGACGGCTGGCACGATTCCTATTACGGAACCCCTTCCGACGGCAGTGCCCGGGAAAGTTCAAGCAACTCCCTCAAGGTCAGGAGGGGTGGGAGCTGGGAAGGCAGCGCCGGGTACTGCAGGGCAGCTAACCGGGGGAACAGCGGCTCAGGGTACAGGAGTTCAGGGCTCGGGTTCCGGGTTTTGAAGGAATTGTAA
- a CDS encoding metal-dependent hydrolase: MAGRKEHLYIGVMVSIFLLLFLNSRGLIYGFEFILLAIASAAIGSRLPDLLEPPRGGYHRKFFHSILFLVLVLLFFIYIYAEVLTTNPGNEVAFGFFFAAAGYASHLLRDAFTPARLPLLGFFYIWDEI, encoded by the coding sequence ATGGCAGGCCGAAAAGAGCATTTGTACATCGGGGTAATGGTTTCTATCTTTCTACTCCTGTTTTTAAATTCAAGAGGTCTTATCTACGGCTTTGAATTTATACTGCTAGCTATCGCATCCGCAGCAATAGGGTCCAGGCTGCCTGACCTGCTGGAACCGCCAAGGGGCGGCTATCACAGGAAATTTTTCCATTCAATTCTATTCCTGGTACTGGTGCTGTTATTCTTTATCTATATCTACGCAGAAGTCCTGACTACTAACCCCGGGAATGAAGTTGCTTTCGGGTTCTTCTTTGCGGCAGCAGGCTACGCTTCCCATTTATTGCGGGACGCATTTACACCTGCAAGGTTACCCCTGCTGGGTTTCTTTTACATCTGGGATGAAATTTGA
- a CDS encoding pyridoxamine 5'-phosphate oxidase family protein: protein MGSQKLIQDPQQIEAILAKAKFIRLALSDPETSSPYLVPLSFGYKDNAIYLHGSSTGKKIDIIRKNNKVCFEADIETEVMTADDPCKYNVRYRSVIGHGKAQIVEDFEEKVEGLTVLSEHYGKKRPFEFDEKKVKKVAVIKIEIEKMTGKEYGF, encoded by the coding sequence ATGGGAAGCCAGAAACTGATCCAGGACCCCCAGCAAATCGAAGCCATCCTCGCAAAAGCAAAGTTCATCCGCCTCGCCCTCTCCGACCCCGAAACCAGCAGCCCTTATCTTGTCCCCCTATCCTTTGGCTATAAGGACAACGCAATCTACCTCCACGGCTCATCCACAGGCAAGAAAATCGACATCATCAGGAAGAACAACAAAGTCTGCTTCGAAGCCGACATCGAAACCGAAGTGATGACTGCCGACGACCCCTGCAAGTACAATGTCCGCTACAGAAGCGTAATCGGGCATGGAAAGGCACAGATTGTGGAAGATTTCGAGGAGAAAGTTGAAGGGCTGACGGTGCTCTCGGAGCATTACGGGAAGAAAAGACCCTTTGAGTTTGATGAGAAGAAAGTGAAGAAGGTAGCCGTGATTAAGATTGAGATTGAAAAGATGACGGGGAAAGAGTACGGGTTTTAA
- a CDS encoding thiamine pyrophosphate-binding protein — MKEMSGAEVLIKSLEDLGVKHIFGYTGAAILPVFHALRHSDIEIIVNSNEQSAAFSAAGYSRSSNQVGVAIVTSGPAITNTLTSVADAYGDSIPLLVFAGQVPEHKIGTDSFQHINVKGIFRDAAKKVIQLSNGDDIEAIVKDAYYFAKSGKPGPVVIDFPLDKQMKNHEYNGTAVTRFEGSYHDDRHLCEEQCKAFFELLLKSRKPLLYLGGGLNSKAGSQAIREFNELFGIPSVNTLMAKGVVDERDDLNLGMLGMFGTPYANMLIQENDFFFAIGVRWDDRVAEKVGFAIGTDIAYIDINPEKMHQIKIERSPKFTFIGDAATALRDLLNYARKYNIYLDIREWQMRARDLKRSWPLDYNRTSEYIQSAEVISMLSEYVDGSTKITTGVGNHQMLSAQYLPMQCPKSFMTSGSFGTMGFSMPTAIGVHYANPHSGVIAIDGDGSLRMNLGELHTIASLDLPIKILMLNNRSDGMVQNLQDAAYEGMRTGTQRPKDVHFAEIARSFGFSYAERVSSRNDLKEKIEAFMNADGPCFLEACTDREEVLYPKVPAGGSYKDMIMGPYIKPT; from the coding sequence ATGAAAGAAATGAGTGGAGCAGAAGTCCTTATTAAGAGTCTGGAGGACCTGGGTGTCAAACACATCTTTGGCTATACGGGAGCAGCAATACTTCCGGTATTCCATGCCCTCAGGCACAGTGATATTGAGATTATAGTTAATTCCAACGAGCAATCGGCAGCATTCAGCGCAGCAGGTTATTCACGGTCAAGCAACCAGGTAGGTGTAGCCATAGTCACATCCGGACCTGCCATAACTAACACGCTCACCAGCGTTGCTGATGCCTATGGGGACAGCATTCCCCTGCTTGTATTTGCAGGGCAGGTCCCTGAGCATAAGATAGGCACCGATTCCTTCCAGCATATTAATGTCAAAGGCATCTTCAGGGATGCAGCCAAGAAGGTCATACAGCTCTCTAATGGTGATGACATAGAAGCCATAGTCAAGGATGCCTATTACTTTGCAAAGTCAGGAAAACCCGGGCCTGTAGTCATAGATTTCCCTCTTGACAAACAGATGAAAAACCATGAGTATAATGGTACGGCCGTCACAAGGTTCGAGGGAAGTTATCACGATGACAGGCACCTGTGTGAGGAACAATGCAAAGCCTTTTTTGAGCTGCTGCTCAAATCCAGAAAGCCCCTGCTCTATCTTGGAGGCGGCCTGAACTCAAAAGCCGGAAGCCAGGCCATCAGGGAATTCAATGAGCTTTTCGGAATACCTTCTGTCAATACACTCATGGCAAAGGGCGTCGTTGACGAAAGGGATGACCTGAACCTGGGAATGCTGGGAATGTTCGGGACCCCATATGCGAACATGCTCATACAGGAGAACGACTTCTTCTTCGCTATCGGGGTAAGATGGGATGACCGGGTTGCAGAAAAGGTCGGGTTTGCAATAGGTACTGACATAGCTTACATTGATATCAATCCCGAGAAAATGCATCAGATAAAAATCGAGCGCAGTCCGAAATTCACGTTCATCGGGGATGCTGCCACAGCGCTCCGCGACTTGCTGAACTATGCCCGGAAGTATAACATATATCTGGATATTCGGGAGTGGCAGATGCGGGCAAGAGACCTGAAAAGATCCTGGCCTCTGGATTACAACAGGACATCGGAATACATACAATCTGCCGAGGTCATTTCAATGCTTTCAGAATACGTTGACGGAAGCACAAAGATCACCACCGGTGTAGGCAACCACCAGATGCTCTCAGCACAATACCTACCAATGCAGTGCCCAAAATCTTTCATGACTTCCGGCTCCTTTGGCACAATGGGCTTTTCCATGCCCACAGCAATCGGTGTCCATTATGCGAACCCGCATTCAGGAGTCATAGCAATCGATGGGGACGGCAGCCTGAGGATGAATCTGGGAGAACTGCATACCATCGCATCGCTGGACCTTCCGATCAAGATACTCATGCTGAACAACAGAAGCGATGGTATGGTCCAGAACCTGCAGGATGCAGCTTACGAAGGAATGCGTACAGGAACGCAAAGGCCAAAAGATGTGCATTTTGCAGAGATTGCAAGGTCATTTGGCTTCAGTTACGCTGAGAGAGTCAGCAGCAGAAATGATTTGAAAGAGAAAATTGAAGCATTTATGAATGCAGACGGACCCTGCTTCCTGGAAGCCTGCACGGACAGGGAAGAGGTCCTGTATCCGAAGGTCCCGGCAGGGGGATCTTATAAAGATATGATCATGGGACCGTACATTAAACCAACCTGA